GTCTCATCTGCCCAACGTGAGTGTGGACAGCTTCGGCGGCCTGCTGGTCGATTACATGCAGCAGCAGAATAAAGGCATCATTGTGCGTGGGCTGCGGGCGGTCAGCGACTACGAATACGAACTTCAGATCGCGCACCTGAATCGGCAACTGGGCGAGGTCGAGACGGTGTTCATCATGGCGGCGACGCGCTGGAGTTTCGTGTCGAGCAGTATGGCCCGCGAGATTGCCAGTTATCAGGGCGACATCAGCAGCATGGTGCCGTTTGCGAGTGCCGAAGCGCTGCGCCGCAAATTCGCCCCCGCCCTTAACCCTGCTGCGCCCGAGTAGCTCTGCGTCCGGCGCTGTACAGCAGCCCCCAGGCCAGCAGGGTAAACACGCCGCACACCAGAAACACCGAGCGGTAGCCGAAAGCCTGCGCGAAACCGCCCGACACCACGCCCGCGAGCATCGAGCCGATGCTGGTGGTGTTGGCAAACAGCGTGGTCGCTGCCCCGATGCGCCCCGGCATCAGCGACTGGAAGTACGTCATGCCCAGACTGGCGGCAATGGCGATCACGATGGCCCGCAGCAGCTGCGCGATTGCCAGCACCACCATGCCCGGCGCGGCCCACAGCATCACGAAATACAGCGCCAGCAGGGCGAAGGCGAACACGATCAGGCTGTGGGT
The nucleotide sequence above comes from Deinococcus ruber. Encoded proteins:
- the coaD gene encoding pantetheine-phosphate adenylyltransferase, with the translated sequence MNAVFPGSFDPITNGHMDVLARAAKIFDHVTVTVMHNARKQGRHLFTLEERLDILRAATSHLPNVSVDSFGGLLVDYMQQQNKGIIVRGLRAVSDYEYELQIAHLNRQLGEVETVFIMAATRWSFVSSSMAREIASYQGDISSMVPFASAEALRRKFAPALNPAAPE